One genomic segment of Mycolicibacterium neworleansense includes these proteins:
- a CDS encoding pyridoxal phosphate-dependent aminotransferase produces the protein MELVTTHQLPWHTGQHPKPRTFTQSTKLQDVLYEIRGPVHEHASRLEAEGHRILKLNIGNPAPFGFEAPDVIMRDMIQALPYAQGYSDSKGIASARRAVFTRYELVEGFPRFDIEDVYLGNGVSELITMTLQALLDNGDQVLIPAPDYPLWTASTALAGGTPVHYMCDETQGWNPDVADIESKITERTKALVVINPNNPTGAVYSRETLEQMVELARKHQLLLLADEIYDKILYDDAKHISLATLAPDLLTLTFNGLSKAYRVAGYRSGWLVITGPKEHASSFIEGISLLSNMRLCPNVPAQHAIQVALGGHQSIDDLVLPGGRLLEQRDTAWTKLNEIPGVSCVKPAGALYAFPRLDPEVHDIHDDEQLVLDLLLQEKILLTQGTGFNWPTPDHLRIVTLPWARDLAQAIERLGNFLAGYRQ, from the coding sequence ATGGAGCTCGTGACTACCCATCAGTTGCCGTGGCATACCGGTCAGCACCCGAAGCCGCGTACGTTTACCCAGTCCACGAAGCTGCAGGACGTCCTGTACGAAATCCGCGGACCGGTACACGAGCATGCCTCACGGCTGGAAGCTGAAGGTCACCGCATCCTCAAGCTGAACATCGGCAACCCCGCGCCGTTCGGCTTCGAAGCACCTGACGTGATCATGCGCGACATGATCCAGGCCCTGCCGTACGCGCAGGGCTACTCCGACTCCAAGGGCATCGCCAGCGCGCGCCGCGCGGTGTTCACCCGGTACGAGCTGGTCGAGGGCTTCCCCCGGTTCGACATCGAAGACGTATACCTGGGCAACGGGGTCTCCGAGCTCATCACGATGACCCTGCAGGCGCTGTTGGACAACGGCGACCAGGTGCTCATCCCGGCGCCCGATTATCCGCTGTGGACAGCCTCGACCGCGCTGGCCGGCGGCACCCCGGTGCACTACATGTGCGACGAGACCCAGGGCTGGAATCCCGATGTCGCCGACATCGAATCCAAGATCACCGAGCGCACCAAGGCGCTCGTCGTGATCAACCCGAACAATCCCACCGGCGCGGTGTACAGCCGCGAAACCCTGGAGCAGATGGTCGAGTTGGCCCGCAAGCATCAACTCTTGCTGTTGGCCGACGAGATCTACGACAAGATCCTGTACGACGACGCCAAGCACATCTCGCTGGCGACCCTGGCTCCCGACCTGTTGACGCTGACGTTCAACGGGTTGTCCAAGGCCTATCGGGTGGCGGGCTACCGCTCGGGCTGGCTGGTAATCACCGGCCCCAAGGAGCACGCGAGCAGCTTCATCGAAGGCATCAGCCTGCTGTCGAACATGCGGTTGTGCCCGAATGTTCCTGCCCAGCACGCGATTCAGGTGGCCCTGGGTGGCCATCAGAGCATCGACGATCTGGTTCTGCCCGGCGGCCGGCTGCTCGAGCAGCGTGACACCGCGTGGACCAAGCTCAACGAGATCCCCGGAGTGTCCTGTGTGAAACCCGCGGGTGCGCTGTACGCGTTTCCGCGGCTGGATCCGGAGGTGCACGATATCCACGACGACGAGCAGCTGGTGCTCGATCTGTTGCTGCAGGAGAAGATCCTGCTGACGCAGGGCACGGGATTCAACTGGCCCACACCGGATCACCTGCGGATCGTCACCCTGCCGTGGGCGCGCGACCTGGCCCAGGCCATCGAGCGGCTGGGTAACTTCCTGGCCGGCTACCGCCAGTAG
- a CDS encoding YibE/F family protein, giving the protein MAHTHSHSHSLAGPSPLGPLAARIVVGLLVAIGFAVLVGAVVLWPSHQKVDIPLPFQNAAGGAVTTEAGHVTSSTLADCGSPSAGGVLTARPQPAVPGGGTCVQNLVAIDSGPNKGANTLLEFTTGPGQPNLVAGDNIRISRQVDQAGTTSYAFFDYERTWPLIALAAAFTVVIVAVARWRGLRAIIGIVVAFAVLMIFLLPALRDGAPAVPVSLVASAAILYAVIYLAHGVSLRTSAALLGTLTSLLLAAILSWAAIELAHLTGLSEDQNNEVAAYMGNVSITGLLLAGFIIGSLGVLNDVTITQASAVFELAEHGGTRRSIFAGAMRVGSDHIASTVYTLVLAYAGSALPLLLLFSVANRSLPDVLTGESVAIEIARSAVGGIALALSVPLTTGIAAVLATPQTRQTSRH; this is encoded by the coding sequence GTGGCGCACACGCATTCCCACTCCCATTCGCTGGCCGGCCCGTCTCCGCTGGGCCCGCTGGCCGCCCGCATCGTCGTCGGCCTGCTGGTCGCCATCGGGTTCGCGGTCCTCGTCGGCGCCGTCGTGCTGTGGCCCAGCCATCAGAAGGTCGACATTCCGCTGCCCTTCCAGAACGCCGCGGGCGGCGCCGTCACCACCGAGGCCGGGCACGTCACATCCAGCACCCTGGCCGACTGTGGCAGCCCATCGGCGGGCGGCGTGCTCACCGCCAGACCCCAGCCTGCCGTCCCGGGCGGCGGCACATGTGTGCAGAACCTGGTGGCCATCGATTCGGGCCCGAACAAGGGCGCCAACACGCTGCTGGAGTTCACCACCGGGCCCGGGCAACCGAATCTCGTTGCCGGAGACAACATCCGGATCAGTCGGCAGGTCGATCAGGCCGGCACAACGAGCTACGCGTTCTTCGACTACGAGCGCACCTGGCCGTTGATCGCATTGGCCGCGGCGTTCACCGTGGTGATCGTGGCGGTGGCACGCTGGCGCGGCTTGCGGGCGATCATCGGCATCGTGGTGGCGTTCGCGGTGTTGATGATCTTCCTGTTGCCCGCGCTGCGCGACGGCGCCCCGGCGGTCCCGGTGTCACTGGTGGCCTCGGCGGCGATCCTCTACGCGGTGATCTATCTGGCCCACGGCGTCAGCCTGCGCACCAGCGCGGCTCTGCTGGGTACCCTGACCTCATTGCTGCTGGCGGCCATATTGTCCTGGGCAGCAATCGAGTTGGCCCATTTGACCGGGTTGTCCGAGGATCAGAACAACGAAGTTGCGGCGTACATGGGCAACGTGTCGATCACCGGTCTGCTGCTGGCCGGGTTCATCATCGGCTCACTCGGTGTGCTCAACGATGTGACCATCACGCAGGCCTCGGCGGTGTTCGAGCTGGCCGAGCACGGCGGCACCAGGCGCTCGATCTTCGCCGGCGCCATGCGGGTGGGCAGCGACCATATCGCCAGCACGGTCTACACCCTGGTGCTGGCCTATGCCGGCTCCGCGCTGCCGCTGCTGCTGTTGTTCAGCGTGGCCAACCGCTCCTTGCCCGACGTGTTGACCGGTGAGAGCGTGGCGATCGAGATCGCGCGGTCCGCCGTCGGTGGTATCGCCTTGGCGCTGTCGGTTCCGTTGACGACCGGGATCGCCGCGGTGCTCGCGACACCGCAGACCAGGCAGACCAGCAGACACTGA
- a CDS encoding 2Fe-2S iron-sulfur cluster-binding protein — MSQPDRHHSELTLEVDGTRRHVTVDNRMTLLDALRERLGVTAPKKGCDHGQCGSCTVLLDGRRVTTCLTFAVAADGAQITTASGLEQNGRLHPVAQSFCDEDGFQCGYCTPGQICSAVGMLDEAKAGAPSFVTEDLELTPVLTDDEIRERMSGNLCRCAAYPNIVAAIGRAASQ; from the coding sequence GTGAGCCAACCCGATCGTCATCACAGCGAGTTGACCCTCGAGGTCGACGGAACCCGTCGCCATGTGACAGTCGACAATCGCATGACACTGCTGGATGCGCTGCGCGAACGGCTCGGGGTCACGGCACCCAAGAAGGGCTGCGATCACGGTCAGTGCGGCTCATGCACCGTGCTGCTCGACGGTCGTCGCGTCACCACGTGCCTGACGTTCGCGGTAGCCGCCGACGGAGCGCAGATCACCACGGCCTCCGGACTTGAGCAGAACGGCCGCCTTCACCCAGTAGCCCAGTCGTTCTGCGATGAGGACGGCTTCCAATGCGGATACTGCACGCCGGGCCAGATCTGTTCTGCGGTCGGCATGTTGGACGAGGCCAAGGCCGGCGCACCGAGCTTCGTCACCGAGGATCTCGAACTCACACCGGTGCTGACCGACGATGAGATCCGGGAACGAATGAGCGGCAACCTGTGTCGCTGCGCGGCTTATCCGAATATCGTCGCCGCGATCGGGCGGGCGGCTAGCCAATGA
- a CDS encoding FAD binding domain-containing protein, with protein sequence MKPFGYHRATSPADAVEMLTKNQHAAYLAGGTNLVDHMKLGVAEPDLLVDVSHLDLSETVLTGDGGVRIGANVRNSDLAADPVIRSHYPMLARALLSGASGQLRNAATTAGNLLQRTRCVYFQDVTTPCNKRVPGSGCSALGGYVRYHAILGASPHCVAVHPSDMAVAMCALDALVVVQTRDGERRIPVEDFHRLPGDQPERDTALEHGDLITAVELPAPPAGAVSDYRKVRDRASYAFALVSVAAELTFTSTFQIGSARIALGGVAHKPWRARRAERLLVGDQPSDETFAAAADAELKQAEPLPGNEFKVELARRTLIAQLRMLTERRRP encoded by the coding sequence ATGAAACCGTTCGGCTATCACCGCGCGACCAGCCCCGCCGATGCGGTGGAGATGCTCACGAAGAACCAGCATGCCGCGTATCTCGCCGGCGGCACCAACCTCGTCGACCACATGAAACTCGGTGTCGCCGAGCCGGATCTGCTCGTCGATGTCAGCCATCTCGACCTGTCGGAAACCGTGCTCACCGGCGACGGCGGCGTGCGCATCGGCGCAAATGTCCGTAACAGTGATCTCGCCGCGGACCCGGTGATCCGCTCGCACTATCCGATGTTGGCCCGGGCCTTGCTGTCCGGGGCGTCGGGGCAGCTGCGCAATGCGGCCACCACGGCCGGAAATCTCCTGCAGCGGACCAGATGTGTGTATTTCCAAGACGTCACTACGCCGTGCAACAAGCGCGTTCCCGGCAGCGGGTGCTCAGCGCTGGGCGGTTATGTCCGCTACCACGCGATCCTCGGCGCGTCCCCGCACTGTGTAGCCGTGCACCCGTCGGACATGGCGGTGGCGATGTGTGCTCTGGACGCGCTGGTGGTGGTGCAGACGCGTGACGGCGAGCGCCGCATACCGGTCGAGGATTTCCATCGACTCCCGGGCGACCAACCCGAGCGGGACACAGCACTGGAGCACGGCGATTTGATCACCGCGGTCGAACTGCCGGCTCCGCCCGCCGGGGCGGTTTCGGACTACCGCAAGGTGCGTGACCGGGCGTCCTACGCATTCGCCCTGGTGTCCGTCGCCGCCGAGCTGACCTTCACGTCGACGTTCCAGATCGGTTCGGCGCGCATCGCGCTGGGCGGTGTGGCGCACAAACCCTGGCGAGCACGCAGAGCCGAGCGTCTGTTGGTTGGCGACCAGCCTTCCGATGAGACGTTCGCCGCCGCGGCCGACGCCGAACTCAAGCAGGCCGAACCGCTGCCGGGCAATGAGTTCAAGGTGGAGCTGGCCCGCCGCACCCTGATCGCGCAGCTGCGCATGCTCACGGAGCGGAGGCGGCCATGA
- a CDS encoding xanthine dehydrogenase family protein molybdopterin-binding subunit, with amino-acid sequence MTLIEPHAIGQPMARTDGHAKVTGAARYAFEQQVEHPAYLHPIQATIARGRVAAMDTTAALALDGVLDVLTVFDAPELADTSDGELAILQDDRVHFRGQIIGGVVAETAEIAREASALVRVHYGEEPHDVELSADHPGLYTPESVNPSFPADTDQGDVETALATAEVTVDATYSTPIEHNNPMEPHACIAHWTMRDGRPAVTLYDSTQGVHVVRKTLAPLLDLQPEQLRVVAPHVGGGFGSKGAPHAHDVLALLAARRADGRPVKLALTRQQMFSVVGYRTPTIQRLRLGADTDGRLVALVHDVVEQTSTVKEFAEQTAVTSRKMYACPNRRTSHRLAALDVPVPFWMRAPGECPGTFAAEVAMDELAVACKLDPIELRARNEPEVDPESGKPWSGRHLVECLQVGAERFGWYPRDPRPTKHLAGNWFIGTGVAAATFPGMAMEGNTARISHPGHGHYTVQIGAADIGTGTWTALTQIAADALGCDVAAVDLQIGDTDLPQASVAGGSSGITSWGSAIVAAAKQFRREHGEHPHVGVTATAEAPQNPDAEAFTVQSFGAHFVEAHVNRDTAEIRIPRMLGVFSVGRAINARTLRSQLIGGITMGLSMALHEESVRDPHFGHVVTQDLASYHISAHADVPDVDAIWLDEVEEHLNPMGSRGAGEIGIVGAAAAVVNAIHHATGVRVRDLPVTLDKVLAGLP; translated from the coding sequence ATGACCCTCATCGAACCGCATGCCATCGGACAGCCGATGGCCCGCACCGACGGACATGCGAAGGTCACCGGTGCCGCGCGCTACGCATTCGAGCAGCAGGTCGAGCATCCGGCCTACCTGCACCCGATCCAGGCCACCATCGCTCGGGGTCGGGTCGCTGCGATGGACACCACCGCGGCACTCGCCCTCGACGGAGTTCTCGATGTGCTGACCGTGTTCGACGCGCCCGAACTTGCCGATACGTCCGACGGCGAACTGGCGATCCTTCAAGACGACCGAGTGCACTTCCGCGGTCAGATCATCGGTGGCGTGGTCGCCGAGACCGCTGAGATCGCCCGTGAGGCAAGCGCTCTGGTGCGGGTGCACTATGGCGAGGAACCACACGACGTGGAGCTGTCGGCGGATCACCCCGGCCTCTACACGCCCGAGTCGGTCAATCCGTCGTTCCCCGCCGACACCGATCAGGGCGACGTGGAGACCGCGCTGGCCACCGCCGAGGTGACTGTCGACGCGACCTACAGCACGCCGATCGAGCACAACAACCCGATGGAACCGCACGCCTGCATCGCGCACTGGACGATGCGCGACGGCCGGCCCGCGGTGACCCTGTACGACTCGACGCAGGGCGTCCATGTGGTGCGCAAGACGCTGGCTCCGCTGCTCGACCTGCAGCCCGAGCAGCTTCGGGTGGTGGCGCCGCATGTCGGCGGTGGATTCGGGTCGAAGGGCGCGCCGCACGCGCACGACGTGCTGGCACTACTGGCCGCCCGACGTGCCGATGGCCGGCCGGTGAAGCTGGCGCTGACCCGGCAACAGATGTTCTCCGTCGTCGGCTATCGCACCCCGACCATCCAGCGCCTGCGACTGGGCGCCGATACGGATGGCCGCCTCGTCGCCCTGGTACACGATGTCGTCGAACAGACCTCAACCGTCAAGGAATTCGCCGAGCAGACCGCTGTCACCTCCCGCAAGATGTACGCCTGCCCGAACCGGCGCACGTCGCATCGGTTGGCCGCTCTCGACGTGCCCGTTCCGTTCTGGATGCGAGCACCCGGCGAATGTCCCGGCACGTTCGCGGCCGAGGTCGCGATGGACGAGCTCGCGGTGGCGTGCAAACTCGATCCGATCGAGCTGCGGGCACGCAATGAGCCCGAGGTCGATCCGGAATCGGGGAAGCCGTGGTCGGGACGTCATCTCGTCGAGTGTCTACAGGTCGGCGCGGAGCGATTCGGCTGGTATCCCCGTGATCCACGACCCACCAAACACCTTGCCGGCAACTGGTTCATCGGCACCGGGGTGGCCGCGGCGACCTTTCCCGGCATGGCCATGGAGGGCAACACGGCACGGATCAGCCACCCTGGGCATGGCCACTACACGGTGCAGATCGGCGCCGCCGACATCGGCACCGGCACCTGGACCGCGCTGACGCAGATCGCCGCCGACGCACTGGGATGCGACGTCGCCGCGGTCGACCTGCAAATCGGTGACACCGACCTACCGCAGGCGTCGGTGGCCGGCGGCTCGTCCGGAATCACCTCGTGGGGATCGGCAATTGTGGCCGCGGCCAAGCAGTTTCGACGCGAGCACGGAGAGCATCCGCATGTCGGTGTAACAGCGACGGCGGAGGCGCCGCAGAACCCCGACGCCGAGGCATTCACCGTCCAGTCGTTCGGCGCCCACTTCGTCGAGGCCCACGTCAACCGCGACACCGCTGAGATCCGGATCCCCCGGATGCTCGGCGTCTTCTCGGTGGGCCGTGCCATCAATGCGCGCACGCTGCGATCACAGTTGATCGGCGGCATAACCATGGGGTTGTCCATGGCGCTGCACGAGGAGAGCGTCCGGGACCCGCACTTCGGGCATGTGGTCACGCAGGACCTCGCGTCCTATCACATCAGCGCCCACGCCGATGTCCCCGATGTCGATGCGATCTGGCTCGACGAGGTCGAGGAACACCTCAACCCGATGGGCTCCCGCGGAGCGGGCGAGATCGGCATCGTCGGGGCGGCCGCGGCGGTGGTCAACGCCATTCACCACGCCACTGGGGTTCGGGTCCGGGACCTGCCGGTCACCCTCGACAAGGTGTTGGCCGGGCTGCCCTGA